CGTACCGGGAGGGGCTCGCCGAGGGCGGCCACGACGTGTCGACGGCCCGGATGCAGGGTTCGTTCACCACGTTCGTCACCGAGGACCCCGACGGCGACTGGCCGGTGGTGCGCAAGCACCTGGCGTACCAGTGGGACAGCTATCGCCGGTACATGGTCGAGGGGACCGACCAGCCCGCTCCCCGCCCCATCGATCCCGAGAAGTGGCGGGAGACGGGGCTGCGCGCGACGGGTGTCGGTCAGTTCCTCTACGGCACCCCGCAGGACACCGCCGAGGCCATCAAGGCGTACGTCGCCGGATTGCCGGTCGAAGGGGTGTTCCTGTGGGCCTCGCTGGCCGGGATGCCCGAGGAGATGGTCGCCCGGCAGGTCCAGTTGATCGCCGGGAAGCTGCGTCCGTTGCTTGCCGATGTCTGATCCGCATGTCTGATCCGAGGAGAAGCGGCGTGACGAGTACGACTGATGGAGCTGCTGGAGCCACGACGCCGACCGGGCTCTGGGCGGGCGCCGACTTCCAGGAGCCGCCCCGCACCCCCGGCGGCGTGGCGCTGTGCGGCGCGTGCCGTGTCGCCGGTTCCTGCCGTCTGGGTGTGGAGGGCGAACGGCTCGACGCCGACGGCGTGGCGGTCTTCGAACTCACCTGTCCCCGCGACCAGGAGGGCGGCCCGAATGTCGCCCACGGCGGTTGGACGGCGGCCGTACTGGACGACTGTCTCGGTCATCTCCCGCTGCTGCACCGGGTGTTGAGCGTCACGGCGGAGTTGAGCGTGAGCTTCGTGAAGCCGGTGCCGGTGGAACGGCCGCTGGATGTCCGAGCCTGGGTCGAACGCCGGGAGGGCCGGCGCTGGTACATCGCGGGCGAGATGGTCCTGCTGCCGACCCGTGCCGTACTGGCCCGGGTCTCCGGGATCTGGGTGACCCGCGACCAGGGCCACTTCGCGCGGCACGAGGCTTGGCTGACCGCCCAGGAAGCCGGAGGCGAGGGCGAGAGCGGAAGCCAGGTCAAGGGCGGGGGCCAGGTCAAGGGCGGAGGCCAGGTCGAAGGCTCGGGTCAGTAGGACCGCAGCCCCATGCTCCGGGCGATCCCGTTGCGCTGGATCTGGCTGGTTCCCCCGGAGATCGTGGCCACGATCGACTCCCGGTAGCGGAAGCTCATCACGCTCTCGGTCGAGAAACCGTGCCCGGCACACACCTGCATCCCGAGCCGGGCGGCCGCCACATACGTCTCCGACCCCTTCAGCTTGGCCATCGAACCCTCCCGCGTGCACGGCTTGCCCTGGGCCAGTAGCCAGGCGGCGCGGTACGCGAGCAGCCGGGCGGAGTCGATCTCGGTCTGCAGGTCGGCCATGGCGTGGGCGAGGGCCTGGAAGTTCCCGATCGGACGGCCGAAGGCGTGCCGGGTGCGGGAGTACTCCAGCATCTCGTCCAGCGTGGCCTGAGCGGCGCCCAGATAACCGCCGGTGATGATCACCTTCTCCAGCTCGATGTTGGAGAGCATGACCTTCCAGCCCTCGTCGCGCGGGCCGACGAGGTTCTCCTTCGGGACCAGGGCGTCGTTGAAGAAGACCTCGTTGGTGCCGAGGATGTGCCGGGCCAGCGTCGGCGTCCGGCGCACCTCGACACCGTCCGTCGCGGGGTCGACGAGCAGCAGGCTGATGCCGCCGTGCTTGGGCTCGCGGGGTCCGGTCCGCACATAGGTCGCGATGGTGGTGTCGGGCAGGCCGCCGCCGGTGCACCACGCCTTCTGGCCGCGGACGAGGAACTGGTCGCCGTGGTCCTCGGCGGTGGTGCGCAGGGCGGCGGCGTCGGACCCGCTGTCCGGCTCGCTGAGGCCGACGGCGAGCCGGTGGCGCCCCGTCATCACCCGCTCACGGATGAAGTCGCGCTGCGCCTCGCTGCCCCACCGGAACACGGTGATCCCGGGGATGAGCACGCCGATGTAGCACATGGCGACGTCGAAACTGGCCCGCCCCAACTCCTCGGCGATCAGGATGAGTTCGAGCGGGCCACCGCCGTCGCCGCCCTCCTCCTCACTGAACGGGAGGGAGAACCACCCCAGATCGGCCATACCGCGGAACAGCTCGGGCGGCACGACGCCCTCCTCGTCCCACTGCTTGGCCCTCTCGGCCGGGCACACGTCGGCGACGAACTGCCGTGCCGTCGCCCGCAACAGGTCCTGCTCGTCGGTCAGCCCGAAGTCCACGGCCACTCCTCGACAGCACTAGGCTATTCATCTAGCTAATTATTCTATGTTAGCGGATAGGATGGTCCGCAGGAACGCACCTTCCGTACCTGAGGCCCTCGTCACCGACCGAGCCGTCCGCTTCGGCACCCGGGCCCGGCCCGACGGACCGCCCGCACGGTCGAGCCCCACATCCGCCGGCCAACCGCCGTCCCGGCCACACACCACAGGGCAGCCGCCTCTCGCGAGGCAACTGCCCTGTGAGCATTGAGCGCGGCTACGCCCTACTGAAGGAGCCAATGCGTGGCCTCGTACCCGATGTTGGGTGAGCTCGTGCATGTGCTGGAAGTGGAGACCTCGTACCAGCCACCCCAGGTGTTGGTCGCGTAGTCAAGATAGCTGCAGTAAGAACTACTCGTCGTGACGACTTTCACGGCTTTGCCGATGTTCTGAGCGCTCGAGGAAATTCCGTCGTAGATGTCATAAGCATTTGCGACATACGTGGCACGGCCGTTGCCCGGCATCTCGTACCACGTGTCGGCGGTCTGCCAGGTGTGCCAGATACTGCCGGACGGCGCGACACCGAAGCATTCGCTTTCGCCTCGGTCCCAGTCCACCAGGAGAAGCCAGTTGGAGTTGAAGTTGCCCGTTTTCCCGTAGCAGGTACGCTCCACCGCCGAAGCGGGCGATGCGAGAGTACCCAACAGGGCCGCCAGTGCGACGGCGAGGACGAACGGCAGGCGAAGTACCTTCACGTGTTTCTCCCGTATTCGGAAACCACGGATACTGGCTCTTGTCGTCTTGTGGTCGTCGATTCATGGTGGCGATTCATGGTCATCGCCCCGTGCGCACGCCAGACAGTAACGGCAGACGCCCCAACAAGAATCGACCAAGAAGTGAACAGCCTCACCCCAAGTCGCCCACCGGGCCCCGGCGTTCAGCTTCGCCCGGTCGCACCTACGGCGAAGGGGCGCACTCCGCACACGACGGCCTCGCACCCCGCCCTTGCCCCTACGCCTCCCCTCCGCCTAGCCTGATTTTGTGCCGCAAATAAACAAACCCCGAACGCACAACGCCGTGCCGGGCACCCCCACCGACCTCACCCGACTCCGGATCACCCTCACCGCGTTCTTCGCCCTGGACGGCTTCATCTTCGCCGGCTGGGTCGTCCGCATCCCCGCCATCAAGGCACAGACCGGCGCATCGGCCAGCACTCTCGGACTCGCGCTCCTCGGCGTCTCCGCCGGCGCCGTCATCACGATGATGCTCACCGGCCGCCTCTGCCACCGCTACGGCAACCACCAAGTCACCGTCGTCTGCGCCGTGTTGCTCTCCCTGAGCGTCTCCCTCCCCCCGCTCACCCACTCCCCCCTCACCCTCGGCCTCGTCCTCCTGGTCTTCGGCGCGGCCTACGGCGGGATCAACGTCGCGTTCAACAGCGCGGCCGTCGACCTGGTCAGGGCCATGCGGCGGCCCATCATGCCCAGCTTCCACGCCGCGTTCAGCCTCGGCGGGATGGTCGGCGCAGGGCTCGGCGGACTGGTCGCCGGGTTCCTGACCCCGACCCAGCACCTGTTCTGCCTCACCGTGATCGGCCTGCTCGTCACCGCCGTCGTAGGGCGCGATCTGCTGCGCCTGAAGCCCCCGGCTCCCCCCGAACCCCCGAAGGACGCCCCGAAGGACGCCCCGAAGCAGGAGACCGCCCCCCGCCGCCTCACCCCCCGCACCCGCAGCCTCGTCTTCACCTTCGGCCTGATCGCGCTCTGCACCGCCTTCGGCGAGGGCGCGCTCGCCGACTGGAGCGCCCTGCACCTGGAGCAGGACCTCGACGCCACCGCCGGTGCGGCCGCGATCGGCTACTCCTGCTTCGCGCTCGCCATGACCGCGGGCCGGCTCTCCGGCACCCGGCTGCTCGAACGGCTCGGCCGCACCCGCACCCTCGTCGCCGGCGGCACGACCGCCGCCCTCGGCATGCTGCTCGGCGCGCTCGCACCCACCCTGTGGGCGGCCGTCCTCGGCTTCGTGATCACCGGGCTCGGCCTCGCCAACCTCTTCCCCGTCGCCGTCGAACGCGCCGGCACCCTCGCCGGTCCCGACGGAGTCGCCATCGCCTCCACCCTCGGCTACGGCGGCATGCTCCTGGGACCGCCCGCCATCGGCTTCATGGCCGACTGGTACTCCCTCCCCGCCGCCCTCACCAGCGTGGCCGTACTCGCCGCCGTCGCGGCCGGAATCGGATTCCTCACCCGGCACGCCGCAGAGGGCTGATTCCACGTCACCGGGCGCAGCGAACCAGCCAACGAGCGTGCCTGTAAGGGCAGTTGAGGCCGACGAGGCGCATGAGCCGCGCCACGGGGTAATAACGTGGGTGTCCACGGCCGATCTTCGACGGTTCCGTGGTTCTCACCGCCGTAAAGCACAGGAGCGTCCATGACCGAAGCGGCAGACAACTCCGAGCAGGATCCGCTCGCCAGGTTCGACACCACGGTGCCGCAGTCGGCCCGGATCTGGAACTACTGGCTGGGCGGCAAGGACAACTACGAGGTGGACCGCCTCGCCGGTGACGCGTTCCGCGAGATCTTCCCCGGCATAGAGACCGGCGCCCGCGCCGCCCGGTACTTCCTCGCCCGCGCCGTCCGTCACCTGGCCGGCGAGGAGGGCATCCGGCAGTTCCTGGACATCGGCACCGGACTGCCCAGCGTGGACAACACCCATGAGATAGCCCAGCGCGTGGCACCCGAGTGCCGCATCGTCTACGTCGACAACGACCCGCTGGTGCTGGCCCACGCCCGCGCGCTGCTCACCAGTTCCCCGGAGGGCGTCACCAACTACGTCGACGCCGACCTCCGCGACCCGGCCACCATCGTGCGCGAGGCCGCCAAGACCCTGGACTTCGACAAGCCCGTCGCCCTCATGCTGATGGGCATCCTGGGCCACATCGAGGACTACGACGAGGCGCGCGCGATCGTACGGCGCCTGGTGGACGCCCTGCCCGCCGGCAGCTACCTCGTGCAGTACGACAGCACCGACACCAGCGAGGCCTACGTCGACGCCATCCGCCAGTACAACGAGGGCGGTTCGATCCCGTACATCCTGCGCAGCCCCGAGCAGATCGCGGGCTTCTTCGAGGGCCTGGAACTGATCGAACCGGGCGTGGCCTCCTGCTCGCGCTGGCGCCCCGACGAGAGCGCCTGGGGCCTGCCCGCGGAAGTCCACCAGTACGGCGGTGTCGCCCTCAAGCGCTAGAACCCGCCCGGCAGTTCAGGTCCTTGGAAGGATCACGTCCTTTGACGGATCACGTCTCCTGAAGGATGCGATGCAGGATCGTCGGAGTCTCCTCCGGCGATTCCGCCTCCACCACCAGCCGGTTCATGACGTCCCAGTAGCACTCGATCTCGGTCGGCCGGTCGGGATAGAGGGCGGTGACCCGCTGCTCCAGGTAGACCATGTCGGGCAGCCGGCCCCCGGGCAGCCGCAGGATGGTCACCGGACCGGCCTCCCCCGCGTGCCCGCCCGCGAGGAACGGCATCACCTGGACGGTGACCTGCGGCAGCCGGCAGATCTCGATGAGATGCCTCAACTGGGCCCGCATCGTGCCGATTCCGCCCACCGGACGCCGCAGCGCCGCCTCGTCGATCACGGCCCAGAGCTGCGCCGCCGGCCGCCGGCGCAGAATCCGCTGCCGTGTCATCCGCAGCTTGACCCGCCGGTCGAGTTCCGCCCGCCCGGCGCCCGCGTGGGTGAGCCGGAGGGAGGCCCGCGCGTAGTCCGGGGTCTGCAGCAGGTGGGGAACGCGCTGGACCTCGAAGCAGCGGACCAGGCTCGCCGCCTGCTCGGCCCCGAGGTAGGCCCGCGCCCACGTGGGCACCACATCGTTGAAGTGCTGCCACCAGGCAGGGGAGTTGGCCTCCTCGGCGAGGGCCAGCAGGGTGGCGCGCTCGGCCTCGTCCGTGAGGCCGTAGAGGGTGAGCAGGTCGGCCACGTCGCGCGGCTTGAAGCGGTGGCGGCCGGCCTCCAGGCGGCTGATCTTGGAGCGGGAGGCGCGGATGGCCTCACCGGCGACCACGCGGGCGATGTGCCGCTCCTCCCGCAGTTCACGCAACCGCGCGCCCAGCACCAGCCGCGGCACCACGGGGCCGGCCGACAGCCCGTCCAGCGGCGTGGTTAAGACCTCATCGGAACCCATGCACGATCTCCCTGCGGTGAACTGCCCCTGCACGCCCGCGAGTTGTACGTCCACGACGTGCGCGCCGGCGGACGCTGAAGCCAGCCATCCTAGAGGGCTGCCGGGCCCGCGATCTTCGACTCGCGGGAATGATCTGTACCTTTACGGCCAGGCCGACACGTAGGCATT
The nucleotide sequence above comes from Streptomyces sp. N50. Encoded proteins:
- a CDS encoding MFS transporter; translation: MPGTPTDLTRLRITLTAFFALDGFIFAGWVVRIPAIKAQTGASASTLGLALLGVSAGAVITMMLTGRLCHRYGNHQVTVVCAVLLSLSVSLPPLTHSPLTLGLVLLVFGAAYGGINVAFNSAAVDLVRAMRRPIMPSFHAAFSLGGMVGAGLGGLVAGFLTPTQHLFCLTVIGLLVTAVVGRDLLRLKPPAPPEPPKDAPKDAPKQETAPRRLTPRTRSLVFTFGLIALCTAFGEGALADWSALHLEQDLDATAGAAAIGYSCFALAMTAGRLSGTRLLERLGRTRTLVAGGTTAALGMLLGALAPTLWAAVLGFVITGLGLANLFPVAVERAGTLAGPDGVAIASTLGYGGMLLGPPAIGFMADWYSLPAALTSVAVLAAVAAGIGFLTRHAAEG
- a CDS encoding SAM-dependent methyltransferase, with translation MTEAADNSEQDPLARFDTTVPQSARIWNYWLGGKDNYEVDRLAGDAFREIFPGIETGARAARYFLARAVRHLAGEEGIRQFLDIGTGLPSVDNTHEIAQRVAPECRIVYVDNDPLVLAHARALLTSSPEGVTNYVDADLRDPATIVREAAKTLDFDKPVALMLMGILGHIEDYDEARAIVRRLVDALPAGSYLVQYDSTDTSEAYVDAIRQYNEGGSIPYILRSPEQIAGFFEGLELIEPGVASCSRWRPDESAWGLPAEVHQYGGVALKR
- a CDS encoding helix-turn-helix domain-containing protein, whose product is MGSDEVLTTPLDGLSAGPVVPRLVLGARLRELREERHIARVVAGEAIRASRSKISRLEAGRHRFKPRDVADLLTLYGLTDEAERATLLALAEEANSPAWWQHFNDVVPTWARAYLGAEQAASLVRCFEVQRVPHLLQTPDYARASLRLTHAGAGRAELDRRVKLRMTRQRILRRRPAAQLWAVIDEAALRRPVGGIGTMRAQLRHLIEICRLPQVTVQVMPFLAGGHAGEAGPVTILRLPGGRLPDMVYLEQRVTALYPDRPTEIECYWDVMNRLVVEAESPEETPTILHRILQET
- a CDS encoding PaaI family thioesterase, with protein sequence MTSTTDGAAGATTPTGLWAGADFQEPPRTPGGVALCGACRVAGSCRLGVEGERLDADGVAVFELTCPRDQEGGPNVAHGGWTAAVLDDCLGHLPLLHRVLSVTAELSVSFVKPVPVERPLDVRAWVERREGRRWYIAGEMVLLPTRAVLARVSGIWVTRDQGHFARHEAWLTAQEAGGEGESGSQVKGGGQVKGGGQVEGSGQ
- a CDS encoding acyl-CoA dehydrogenase family protein, whose amino-acid sequence is MDFGLTDEQDLLRATARQFVADVCPAERAKQWDEEGVVPPELFRGMADLGWFSLPFSEEEGGDGGGPLELILIAEELGRASFDVAMCYIGVLIPGITVFRWGSEAQRDFIRERVMTGRHRLAVGLSEPDSGSDAAALRTTAEDHGDQFLVRGQKAWCTGGGLPDTTIATYVRTGPREPKHGGISLLLVDPATDGVEVRRTPTLARHILGTNEVFFNDALVPKENLVGPRDEGWKVMLSNIELEKVIITGGYLGAAQATLDEMLEYSRTRHAFGRPIGNFQALAHAMADLQTEIDSARLLAYRAAWLLAQGKPCTREGSMAKLKGSETYVAAARLGMQVCAGHGFSTESVMSFRYRESIVATISGGTSQIQRNGIARSMGLRSY